A stretch of the Haloplanus aerogenes genome encodes the following:
- a CDS encoding DUF7288 family protein — protein sequence MRAQAHTLEAIAAGIVVLASVVFALQVTAVTPLSASTASQHIENQQQSSAAGVLDAARENGSLDTAVRYWDETNGTLHGSSGGGYTTDAEVERTTLGRMLLDTFEARGVAFNVYFAYTTDTGTLVRERFIYRGEPSDNAATATTAVALYDDDPLYDADGMPTDTTVNGSSSYDTQIPPDSSTGLYNVVRVEVVVWRM from the coding sequence GTGCGCGCACAGGCTCACACACTGGAGGCAATCGCCGCGGGTATCGTCGTACTGGCGAGTGTCGTCTTCGCCCTGCAGGTGACGGCAGTCACCCCGCTGTCGGCGAGTACGGCCAGCCAGCACATCGAAAACCAGCAGCAGTCGTCGGCCGCGGGCGTCCTCGACGCCGCCCGGGAGAACGGCTCGCTCGACACAGCGGTCCGCTACTGGGACGAGACGAACGGGACGCTTCACGGCTCCTCCGGGGGAGGGTACACGACCGACGCCGAGGTCGAACGGACGACACTCGGCCGGATGCTCCTCGACACCTTCGAAGCGCGCGGCGTCGCGTTCAACGTCTACTTCGCTTACACGACGGATACGGGGACGCTCGTCCGCGAGCGCTTCATCTACCGTGGCGAACCCAGTGACAACGCCGCCACGGCGACGACGGCCGTGGCCCTCTACGACGACGACCCGCTCTACGATGCGGACGGGATGCCGACGGACACGACGGTCAACGGGTCGAGTTCCTACGACACGCAGATCCCGCCGGACTCCTCGACCGGGCTGTACAACGTCGTCCGGGTGGAGGTGGTAGTATGGCGGATGTGA